The Leguminivora glycinivorella isolate SPB_JAAS2020 chromosome 25, LegGlyc_1.1, whole genome shotgun sequence nucleotide sequence taaaactaccgtgagacactgacgaattaaacatgtaaaatcgggtaactcacgtaaaatttgtcgaaggtcgctcgacatgttacgctccgtaacgaggagcattttcattttgCACGCGttctcaatgaaaatgctcctcgttacggagcgtaacatgtcgagcgaccttcgacaattttacgagagttacccgattttacatatttaatattttattaagtgtGTTTTTTTTCATGTCTTTTTAGTATTTCCTTATGTTTGAATTTATATCCGCAGTGACTACATTTATAAGGCTTATTGTTCGAGTGTGTCTTCTCATGATACCTCAGGCCTGCTATGTAGCGGCTCCTGTGCTCACAGAACCTACACTTGAAAGGCCTCTCGTTGCCAGAGTGAGTAATTCGTATGTGATGCACTATGGATTCTCTGCGATAGCATTTGTATTCGCAATCATTACATTGGAAAGGATATTCATCTCTGTGTAACACTTGATGACGTTGTAGTGCTGCTTTGCTTTTGAACTTGTTCTTACAGTTGTTGCAACCGAAAGGTTTCTTCTCGCTGTGTTTTATCGAGTGTTTTTGTAAGTCGGATTTTAACTTGCACTTGTAATCACATTGGTCGCACTTGTAGGGTTTGTCACTAGTGTGTGTTAGTTCGTGTCTACGTAAACCCCCTATATGGCGGGTGCTGTAGTCACAGTGCCCACATTTGAAAGGCTTGTTGTCGCTATGAATCACCAGGTGATAGCGTAAGTATGATTTGTTATAGCAGGTGTAGTCACAGAGGGTACATTTAAATGGATTCTTATCGGTGTGTCTCATCAGGTGGATATCGAAATGAGATTTCTGGTTGGCCTTGTAATCACAGTAGTCACAATTAAATGGATATTCATCCGAGTGTGTTAGCTCGTGATTTTGTAAGGATCCTTTATGACGGCTTCTGAAGTCACATTGCTTACACTCGTAAGGTTTTTCCCCTGTGTGCTTCATCAGGTGAGTCTTAAAGTGCCTGTTTTGTGTACACTGGAAATCACAGGCCTTGCATTTATAACGAGAATCACCAGTATGCGTCATTTCGTGTGTTTGCAACAGTGTTTTTCGATTGCACTTGTACTCACAGTAGTTACATTTAAAAGGTTTGTGACCAGTGTGTGTCAGTTCGTGCATTCGCAAGGTTCCTATATGTCGGGCGCTGTAATCACAGTCATTACATTTGAATGGTTTTTCATCATTGTGAATCTTCAGGTGGCTCTTTAAATAAGATTTTAAAACGGACGTGTAATCGCAGTAGTTACATTTGAATAGCTTATCGCCGTGAATCATGAGATGTGTCTGTAACCTCCATTTGTCATTGCACTTGTAGTCACATTGGTTGCAGTTGAATGGTTTTTCACCAGTATGAGTCATCTCgtgttttttaatgtttgttcttTGATTGGTTTTGTAATCACAGAAACTACATTGATACAGTTTGCCACCGTAGTGTATATACTGATGAATCTGTAAGCCTTCATTCTTGCATCTCAACATATGAATGCTTATGTGTTTCTTCAGAACCGACTTGTTCCTGAACCGCTTGCCGCAATGGTGACACTGATAGCCGGTGGCGATGGCGCTGGGTGTGTGTGCGGGCTCGGCGGCGCGCAGCTTGTACGTGCGGCGCGCGACCCGGCAGGTGCGCCGCGCCGCGTCCACCAGCAGGCGCTCCAGCCTGACCGAGCACGAGCGGTCCTGACCGGTTAAGTAGAGGACAGCGGACGCTGCAAGAGgacataataacattaatataattttcaccacaccaactggtaaaggctttctttgctattcgaaaacagatagcaagattgcattttatccacaagagtgcaaagaaatttcatacaaattttaacttgatgccttgagctggctggtagaatttacctataaataattattttaaatcataaatattgaataaactgttggatttgatttagtttgatgttttatagtcagtattttgttcgtgttagtatggtgaaaatatttgtgtttcactcggtggcaaagtttgtttaacttacgtgccttgaaaccctcgcaatgctcaagattccactttttgaaccactcgctacgctcgcggttcaatattggaatctttcgcttgctcgggtatcaatattggcacgtgcgattaaacaataactttgcccccttgtaaaacaaataactatcgtCGATTGTAGGTGGACAGGACCTGTCTCTGTGATAATGAGCTAAGAATTCCAccacccctttcctcccgtgggtatTGTAGAAGTCAACTCGGGGATTTGAGTTCAATTGTGTTGTGGCTTTCGGAGAATTTCGTGAGACATCGCGTCCCGCGGGGTTCATATCGGGTCGATTTAAATTATAATGAACCAAATGTCACACCAGCTAACAGCACACTTATTAGGtatgataattattttatgcATAACGACTTCtagcatatttattatcagcCATAATAGTTCACTAACTCTCCTTGAAACATTCACACACATTTACTCTACACAAagatataaaatgttaaatatttacTGTGTTCGGGCTCCATGGTAAGTGCAGTGGTAGAGTTGTGTTCGAAGAGACAGTGTGTAGAGAGGCGTTCGAGTCGCACGTAGCAGTCCCGAGTGAGGTGAGCGCCATCTACACCTcctatgtgtaaacaattaaaTCTCCTGTTAATGGTAATATGCTAATTGAACTCAGAGAAAACATCGCGCCACAAGCCTTCggtgatttttttcaaactttaaattatactctttaaattaatttattcttagtgttaatatcaaaaataaagaGCATTTTACTTAatgttttaaacaaaatatgatGCTCTTCGTCATATCGCATGTATTAGGAAAATTAACTACTTAAGTGATCTACTTTATCTTTTTTATATCTCGGTCCCTGCAAGTTATCTGAGGTTGATCCCATACAACGAATTTACTacagtcacagaatatataatagtacaagtacagaaggcccactgctttgatgttcacgaaatgccgcctttttaaatacctacaaaattatttcaaagaaacgagccgcaccacgtgcgcggcgtccggcgatagggttacctatggattaaaacgaataaatactcacataaaatgttatactattatatttaagtcttgggtactttctatttactgaatttatatatttttgttcaagttccaacattacaagccttattgaacttttccgtgggactaaggcactggtcccaccgcgagctagtaagctatgagctatcggctataaaaacgagcaaaagataatcacccccgtgcaaataaaagagacacggcgattttgatagctcaccgctgggcgagtaactataaacatcgccgtgtctcttttatttacaagggagtgattatcttttgttcgtgtttatagccggtagctcatagtttactagctcgcggtgggaccagtgccttaatcagtagtagatacgtgtaagaatgtcctatggtatttattttattcatgatgtctatttaactaagtattattaactATTCTACACGCGGACATTGcgtatgaacctttaaaaaattcgcgacgtaaagtaacaatagaaagtgcgaacgtacattccgtgagaacgcgcgccacccctgagtaggccgcgaactcgcggccgccaggatgtacttgtagcgcggcgatagaatcgcggagtgagccgcccctgctacaGTTAAGACCTTTCAAACAAGACATGTGTAATCCGTATACACTCATGGGACGACGCCCATACAAAAGTGCCCATTCTCCTTTCGACCCTAGCCACCGTGACCGAATGGCCTAATGATTCAGGCATCAGTGGCTATAACTGGAGAAGACGGTTTGGATCCAGCTTTGGACACGGAGACCTTGgtcattttttatttgtatgacatttattttcagtttttaaaggaacagtaactctttattttagttaaattttagatttatttagtttaatttttattttaagtttaattttagatttatttagtttaatttttattttaagtttaattttagatttatttagtttaatttttattttaagtttaattttagatttatttagtttaatttacctataatattattttaaaattgtgtaaATATGTTACtgacaaataaattatttaatgttgTAATTGAAAAtgaacatataaaaaaagtttataaagGTAATATGGTAATTTACAGTTAGGTGCAAAACTTTTCTCGGTGACATTTAtcatgtttttgtattttttaacctccgacgcaaaaacgaaggggtgttataagtttgacgtgtctgtctgtctgtccgtctgtctgtctgtctgtctgtctgtatgtttgtctgtctgtatgtgtgtctgtctgttgcatcgtagctcccgaacggataaaccgatttagatttagttttttttgtctgaaagctgagttagtcggaagtgttcttagacatgttacatgaaaatcggtctactatgtcgcggtcgggggttttttcaaaattttaatgtaattatGTTTTTGCAATTATTTGATCACAAAAGGAAAATCGAAACGTTCTTTTCCCAAGTCTTTAGAAAGTTCGAAAGAACAAAGAAAAACGTTCTTTTcccacgtttttattttttaacccccgacgcaaaaacaacgacggtgttataagttccacgtgtctgtctgtctgtgtgtgtgtctgtctgtggcatcgtagctcccgaacggatgaaccgatttcgatttagttttttttgttgaaagctgagttagtcgggagtgttcttagccatgttttatgaaaatcggtccactatggtcggggtttttttcaatattttaattttgtggttaggttatggaATAATTTTAGTTTTCCTTATGCTAACTCCGGATAAGaaaccatacaaaatgtatcaaTTTAGTGTCTAGAAAATaatgatttaataataatattaataatcgtaaatatacaccgtgtttttattgttttccgttaaattcgacacgtcgttaggttcattatcaggaaccaccctgtatagcatttattagttaaattcgccaaaaaaaattaaaatcgttttcacagataataaatgaattaattagtgtgagagacccttaagaatattattccaagttagtgtcaagtgattgacggcacatgtcaaaacaaataacactaggaattggtaaaggttgtcacacacgtgttcagtaattatattaatttttttaataactcaataaccgtaagagttaagacgctaatttcttagagaaatttattgtatttgataTAAAGAATTAACCTTTCCTTAAAGTTCGGAATTCCATAAATACAGGGTGTATAAAATGTAGGAATAACCATTCGAGTCCCAAGCATCTATAATATATgcatttttaactataaaactaccgtgagactcaaacatatttaaaaatattttaagcgggttactcacatgttaagtcgatatagcgttcgacatgtttcgatccattttcgaggatctttctcaagagtaccCCACCCCACCCCACCCCACCCCCACCCCaccttttaaatttttaaatacatctatatgcatttacttatattttactgacatcatatgatgtcgctgAGACTCGAAGGGATAAAGACCAACATAGTGAATTCCATATATGTGTTGGGAAAACATTGACTTACCTGTCGCCATTGGGGTGACTGTAGGACGGTAAAGGCGCTCCGGCCCCAGCACGAGCTCGTCCTTCACCTCGTGCTCGGCATAAAGGCCAGCCATCATGGCTGCCTCGCTCACGCCGCACGCGTCTGCACTGCTTTCACACTCTTCCTTCACACACCCAACTCCATCCATGATGTCTGCTTCCTCCTTAACAGTGACTAAAACATGATGCATTTAATAaccctttttttatactacgtcggtggcaaacaagcgtacgtcccgcctgatggaaagcggtcaccgtaacctatggacgcctgcaactcaaagagtgtcacgcGTTgacaccccattagaaacttgtacattcccttttgctgtgttaaataca carries:
- the LOC125239079 gene encoding zinc finger protein 883-like; translation: MPARDIVLHRRNNELKRVSETHRSYDALQYPLLFWQGEDGYHFNIKMINPVTGLTACAGGDMEQVKLEPAWIDDDQVTVKEEADIMDGVGCVKEECESSADACGVSEAAMMAGLYAEHEVKDELVLGPERLYRPTVTPMATGGVDGAHLTRDCYVRLERLSTHCLFEHNSTTALTMEPEHTSAVLYLTGQDRSCSVRLERLLVDAARRTCRVARRTYKLRAAEPAHTPSAIATGYQCHHCGKRFRNKSVLKKHISIHMLRCKNEGLQIHQYIHYGGKLYQCSFCDYKTNQRTNIKKHEMTHTGEKPFNCNQCDYKCNDKWRLQTHLMIHGDKLFKCNYCDYTSVLKSYLKSHLKIHNDEKPFKCNDCDYSARHIGTLRMHELTHTGHKPFKCNYCEYKCNRKTLLQTHEMTHTGDSRYKCKACDFQCTQNRHFKTHLMKHTGEKPYECKQCDFRSRHKGSLQNHELTHSDEYPFNCDYCDYKANQKSHFDIHLMRHTDKNPFKCTLCDYTCYNKSYLRYHLVIHSDNKPFKCGHCDYSTRHIGGLRRHELTHTSDKPYKCDQCDYKCKLKSDLQKHSIKHSEKKPFGCNNCKNKFKSKAALQRHQVLHRDEYPFQCNDCEYKCYRRESIVHHIRITHSGNERPFKCRFCEHRSRYIAGLRYHEKTHSNNKPYKCSHCGYKFKHKEILKRHEKKHT